The following DNA comes from Cytophagia bacterium CHB2.
TCCGTGACAGCCACGACCTCCTCGATGCGCACATATTGTTTCTCCTCCGGAATCCAAATCATCGGATCGATGGAGAAAACCATCCCGGGCTGCAACAAACTTTTCTTGTAATCTCCGACATCATGCACCGCCATGCCCACCGGATGCGAAAGATGCCCGCGAAACTTCAACGCCTC
Coding sequences within:
- a CDS encoding M24 family metallopeptidase, producing EALKFRGHLSHPVGMAVHDVGDYKKSLLQPGMVFSIDPMIWIPEEKQYVRIEEVVAVTETGVENFSDFVPAELDEIENLMKEEGVLQKRPASPMPITSP